The following proteins are encoded in a genomic region of Maribacter hydrothermalis:
- a CDS encoding exodeoxyribonuclease III: MKIISYNVNGIRAAVKKGFLDWLVTVSPDVVCLQEIKANEEQLDLLLFEEAGYKYNYWYSAQKKGYSGVAILSKTKPDNVVFGTGIEYMDFEGRNIRADFGDISIMSMYLPSGTNLQRLDHKLMYMADFQEYTNELLLSRPNLIVLGDYNICHKAIDIHNPVGLKNVSGFLPVEREWIGNFIASGFLDSFREFNSEPDNYTWWSYRANARNNNKGWRLDYAMVAKTLKKRLSRSVILSGAKHSDHCPILVEIDS, from the coding sequence ATGAAAATTATATCCTATAATGTAAATGGAATTAGGGCAGCAGTAAAAAAAGGTTTTTTAGATTGGTTAGTGACCGTTTCTCCAGATGTTGTTTGTTTGCAAGAAATAAAGGCCAACGAAGAGCAATTAGATCTTTTATTGTTTGAAGAGGCAGGTTATAAATACAATTATTGGTACAGTGCTCAAAAGAAGGGATATAGTGGTGTCGCCATACTTTCCAAAACAAAACCAGATAATGTAGTATTCGGTACGGGAATAGAGTATATGGATTTCGAAGGGAGAAATATAAGAGCAGATTTTGGAGATATTTCTATAATGAGCATGTATTTACCTTCTGGCACTAATCTTCAACGTTTAGATCATAAACTTATGTACATGGCAGATTTTCAAGAATATACTAATGAGTTGCTTTTAAGTAGGCCTAATTTAATTGTGCTAGGGGATTATAATATTTGCCATAAAGCAATAGATATTCACAACCCTGTTGGTTTAAAAAATGTATCCGGTTTTTTACCGGTAGAACGGGAATGGATAGGAAATTTTATAGCGAGCGGGTTTTTAGACAGCTTTAGGGAGTTTAATTCTGAACCGGATAATTATACTTGGTGGAGCTATAGAGCTAATGCTAGAAATAACAATAAGGGTTGGCGGTTAGATTATGCCATGGTTGCCAAAACATTAAAAAAGAGATTGTCAAGATCGGTAATATTATCGGGTGCCAAACATAGTGATCACTGTCCTATATTGGTAGAGATAGATAGTTAG
- a CDS encoding lysylphosphatidylglycerol synthase transmembrane domain-containing protein — MTNTLKKNLKIILPIALGVFLVWYSYNSTTPENRKEIIFYIKEADPLYVFLSVLLGVLGHVSRAIRWNYLLEPLGYKPRLSNNVLIILTSYFANLGIPRTGEVLRATALTTYEGVPFEKGFGTIVTERVIDVIMLLGIVMIAFLLQTDVIMAMLQERGFNLNGLLVLAAVGLIVFVVFIVFIKKSKSLFAQKIKTFVKGLLDGVFSIFKMKHKWLFIIHTLFIWACYIGMLWIIKFTVPETISLSLSQLLVAFVAGAFAMATTNGGIGLYPIAVSSALTIFGISAVSGDAFGWIIWIAQTLMIVVFGAISFLLLPLLNRIK; from the coding sequence TTGACGAATACACTAAAAAAAAATCTTAAGATTATACTCCCAATTGCATTGGGAGTTTTTTTAGTTTGGTATTCTTATAATTCCACTACACCAGAAAATAGAAAAGAAATAATCTTTTACATTAAAGAGGCAGACCCGCTTTATGTTTTTCTTTCTGTTTTATTAGGTGTGCTAGGCCACGTTTCCAGAGCTATTCGTTGGAATTATCTTTTAGAACCCTTAGGCTACAAACCGCGCCTAAGCAATAATGTTTTGATTATCTTGACCTCCTATTTTGCCAATTTAGGAATTCCTAGAACAGGTGAAGTACTAAGAGCAACAGCACTTACCACTTATGAAGGCGTACCTTTTGAAAAAGGGTTTGGCACTATAGTTACAGAACGGGTCATTGATGTAATAATGCTTCTTGGCATAGTCATGATTGCATTTTTACTACAAACCGATGTAATTATGGCCATGCTGCAAGAACGTGGATTTAATTTAAACGGCTTACTAGTTTTAGCAGCAGTTGGATTAATCGTATTCGTAGTTTTTATTGTTTTTATTAAAAAATCTAAAAGCCTATTTGCGCAAAAAATTAAAACATTTGTAAAAGGACTGCTAGATGGGGTTTTTAGCATCTTTAAAATGAAGCATAAATGGCTTTTTATTATTCACACTTTATTTATTTGGGCATGTTATATTGGCATGCTGTGGATTATAAAATTTACCGTACCAGAAACCATATCTCTATCTTTAAGTCAATTACTCGTAGCCTTTGTAGCAGGGGCTTTCGCTATGGCCACTACAAATGGAGGAATAGGTCTTTACCCCATTGCCGTTAGTAGTGCGTTGACCATTTTCGGTATAAGTGCAGTATCCGGTGATGCCTTTGGATGGATAATTTGGATTGCCCAAACATTAATGATAGTTGTTTTTGGTGCAATATCTTTTCTTTTATTACCGTTATTGAACAGAATCAAATAG
- the radA gene encoding DNA repair protein RadA: MAKTKTAFFCQNCGTQYAKWVGQCSACKQWNTVVEEVVQKEEKANWKSSSQSSKRVSKPLLVNEISIEKEVRLNTFDLEFNRVLGGGLVPGALVLLGGEPGVGKSTLLLQIALKLPYKTLYVSGEESQKQIKMRADRIHPNSETCFILTETKTQNIFKQIEATEPDIVVIDSIQTLHSDYIESAAGSISQIRECTAELIKFAKETNTPVILIGHITKDGSIAGPKILEHMVDTVLQFEGDRNYVYRLLRSLKNRFGSTAELGIYEMQGSGLREVNNPSEVLISKNDEGLSGTAIASTVEGMRPLLIEIQALVSTAVYGTPQRSTTGYNAKRLNMLLAVLEKRAGFKLGAKDVFLNITGGISVDDPAIDLAVVAAILSSNEDIPIDKGICFAAEVGLAGEIRPVQRVEQRILEAEKLGYTTIIVSKNNKIGLKSTKIKILLASKIEEVAGNLFG; encoded by the coding sequence ATGGCCAAAACAAAAACTGCATTTTTTTGTCAAAATTGCGGAACACAGTATGCTAAATGGGTAGGACAATGTTCTGCCTGTAAACAATGGAATACCGTTGTAGAAGAAGTAGTACAAAAAGAAGAGAAGGCAAATTGGAAGTCATCTTCACAGAGCTCTAAAAGAGTTTCCAAACCTCTTTTAGTTAATGAAATAAGTATTGAAAAAGAAGTCCGTTTAAATACTTTTGACCTAGAATTCAATAGGGTTCTTGGCGGAGGCCTAGTACCAGGTGCATTAGTTTTACTTGGTGGAGAGCCCGGAGTTGGCAAAAGCACCTTATTACTGCAAATTGCTTTAAAACTACCTTATAAAACCTTATATGTTTCTGGGGAAGAAAGTCAAAAGCAAATTAAAATGCGGGCAGATAGGATTCACCCAAATAGCGAAACTTGCTTTATTCTTACTGAGACTAAAACACAGAATATTTTTAAGCAAATTGAAGCTACTGAACCAGATATCGTAGTTATAGACTCTATACAAACACTACACTCCGATTATATTGAATCTGCTGCAGGCAGTATTTCTCAAATACGAGAGTGTACTGCAGAGCTAATAAAGTTTGCTAAGGAAACGAATACCCCCGTTATACTTATTGGTCATATTACTAAAGATGGTTCTATTGCCGGGCCAAAAATATTGGAACATATGGTTGACACGGTACTTCAATTTGAAGGTGACCGCAATTACGTATATAGACTATTAAGATCCTTAAAGAATAGATTTGGTTCAACCGCAGAACTCGGTATTTATGAAATGCAGGGTAGCGGTTTAAGAGAGGTCAATAACCCCTCTGAAGTCTTGATTTCTAAAAATGATGAAGGTTTAAGCGGTACTGCCATAGCTTCTACTGTTGAAGGTATGCGCCCTCTTTTAATTGAAATTCAAGCATTGGTAAGCACAGCTGTATATGGTACACCTCAACGATCTACAACAGGCTATAATGCAAAACGATTAAATATGCTATTGGCTGTTTTGGAAAAGCGAGCAGGTTTTAAATTAGGCGCTAAAGATGTTTTTTTAAATATTACCGGCGGTATTTCTGTTGACGACCCAGCTATTGACTTGGCGGTTGTAGCTGCAATTCTTTCAAGCAATGAAGATATCCCTATCGATAAAGGAATTTGTTTCGCTGCAGAAGTAGGTTTAGCAGGGGAAATAAGACCAGTACAAAGAGTAGAGCAACGTATTTTGGAAGCCGAAAAATTAGGCTACACAACAATAATAGTTTCCAAAAACAACAAAATTGGGCTGAAATCTACCAAGATAAAAATTCTATTAGCATCAAAAATTGAAGAAGTTGCCGGTAATTTATTTGGTTAA
- a CDS encoding alpha/beta hydrolase, whose translation MRYVPIIFALLFGITSYSQTTQEIFESFKLQERRDVHYYFPDRMDENKKYPLIIVLDAEYLFEQVVASSKFYSRFHGMPQSIVVGIDQSKNDLRFEDCAFDPDSGLPSEKGKKFYEFIGMELIPYLDLNYSTAPFKMIVGYDISASFMNYWLFKDNSIFDAYISISPTLAPEMESRVPMRLNTFENQIFYQLIVEGEDSNDKQRIMTMNNSIKALEKESLHYFFDEYTNADHISVATYGIGKAFDNIFGMFKPISPKEYKTQILTSEEPVFDYLEKKYQGIVDVFGFSKPVELNDIMAIYAASRKKEDFESLKPLADLCKKEYPETMLGFYFEAEYYEQLGEPKKALKTFEKAFQMEEIDFLTKEMALEKMDALKADFGF comes from the coding sequence ATGCGTTATGTACCTATAATATTCGCACTGCTATTTGGCATTACAAGTTATTCCCAAACTACTCAAGAAATATTTGAGTCCTTTAAACTACAAGAAAGACGAGACGTACATTACTATTTTCCCGATAGAATGGACGAAAACAAAAAGTACCCTCTTATTATAGTTCTTGATGCAGAATATCTTTTTGAACAAGTTGTTGCTTCATCAAAATTTTATAGCCGTTTTCATGGCATGCCACAAAGTATTGTTGTTGGTATTGACCAAAGTAAAAACGATTTAAGATTTGAAGATTGTGCTTTTGATCCAGATAGTGGTTTACCTTCAGAAAAAGGAAAAAAATTTTATGAGTTTATTGGAATGGAACTTATTCCCTATTTAGATTTAAACTATAGTACAGCACCATTTAAAATGATTGTAGGTTACGACATTTCTGCAAGTTTTATGAATTATTGGTTATTTAAGGATAACTCCATTTTTGACGCCTATATTAGTATTTCCCCAACTTTAGCTCCAGAAATGGAGTCAAGAGTACCCATGAGACTCAACACTTTCGAAAATCAAATATTCTATCAACTTATAGTTGAAGGTGAAGACAGTAATGACAAGCAAAGAATTATGACTATGAACAATAGCATTAAAGCTTTAGAAAAAGAGTCATTACATTATTTCTTTGATGAATATACGAATGCCGATCATATTTCTGTAGCTACCTATGGTATTGGAAAAGCATTCGACAATATTTTTGGAATGTTTAAACCAATTAGTCCAAAAGAGTATAAAACACAAATACTTACTAGCGAAGAACCTGTATTTGATTATTTAGAGAAAAAATACCAAGGAATTGTTGATGTTTTTGGCTTCAGTAAACCTGTAGAGCTCAATGATATTATGGCAATTTATGCGGCTTCTAGAAAAAAAGAAGATTTTGAATCCTTAAAACCTTTAGCAGATCTTTGTAAAAAAGAATACCCTGAAACTATGTTAGGCTTTTATTTTGAAGCCGAATATTACGAGCAATTAGGTGAACCAAAAAAAGCACTTAAAACATTTGAAAAAGCTTTTCAAATGGAAGAAATAGATTTTTTAACCAAAGAAATGGCCCTTGAAAAAATGGATGCACTAAAAGCTGATTTCGGCTTTTAA
- a CDS encoding ComF family protein, protein MQNRISNILKDVTNILLPISCFGCNARLYRGEVTLCTSCRHQLPLTEYNFNVENAVDRIFYGRINIKKASSFLHFTETGIVKNLIHYLKYKNQESIGQFLGDWQGQILKEQGHLNHIDFVIPVPLHRKKLSKRGYNQVSLFATQIALHLNTCYADNFLIKTANTRTQTKKNRLNRWYDNRSLYEIKNPQLLENKSILLIDDVITTGATMEICANTFKDIKEVTIYILSMAVVSNG, encoded by the coding sequence ATGCAAAATAGAATATCAAATATACTAAAGGATGTTACTAACATTCTATTGCCCATATCATGTTTTGGTTGTAATGCACGATTATATAGAGGAGAGGTTACTCTCTGCACATCTTGTCGACATCAATTACCACTCACCGAGTACAACTTTAACGTTGAAAATGCTGTTGACCGTATTTTTTATGGTCGAATTAACATTAAAAAGGCAAGTTCATTCTTACATTTTACCGAAACTGGGATTGTAAAAAATCTAATTCATTATTTAAAGTACAAAAACCAAGAAAGTATTGGACAGTTCTTAGGAGATTGGCAAGGTCAAATATTAAAAGAGCAAGGGCATCTAAATCATATTGATTTTGTTATTCCTGTACCTTTACATCGTAAAAAACTAAGTAAACGCGGTTATAACCAAGTATCGCTTTTTGCAACACAAATTGCATTACATCTTAATACTTGTTATGCCGATAATTTTTTAATTAAAACTGCAAATACCCGAACCCAAACTAAAAAGAACAGATTAAACAGATGGTATGATAACCGTTCTTTATATGAAATTAAAAACCCACAACTTCTGGAGAATAAATCTATTTTATTGATTGATGATGTTATTACTACTGGAGCAACTATGGAGATATGCGCAAACACTTTTAAGGATATTAAAGAGGTAACGATTTATATTTTAAGTATGGCAGTTGTATCTAACGGATAG
- a CDS encoding TonB-dependent receptor gives MKNTILSLLLFLLSVNIFAQSTSLKDSVTVLNEVIVIDTLTAKNAIGIIPSKTIGAITFANYSPIDFISSINQVSGVYALSGALNTNRITIRGVGSRTPYGTDKLRLYYNNIPITNGTGSSTIEAFDLENLTSVEIIKGPKGTGFGTNLGGSIILNTKQLSNQPTKFTNNTTIGSFGLLKNSFGFTHSQNDFYMTFQYGHMEIDGYRENNRFERDGFLLNTIFKLSDKSEVGLLVNHIDYSAQIASSLSQEDFDEDPTQAAFIWKASKGYEDNNYSLVGLSHTYYASSKLKNTTSLFYTYLDHYEPAPFNILDEYTNGFGFRTLFTGNFKFLENSLSYTFGGELYKDEYTWGTFENLYGENDNKGSLQGDMLSKNKEFRNQFNGFATILYPFTSKLKAQLGININKTQYDFRDLFNLNELNTSANRDFRTLFLPSLDINYSVRPNSQLFANVSRGFSNPSLEETLTPNGIINPDIVQETGTNYELGIDHKSKNDKLKLTIAVYLMPIKNLLVAKRVGDNQYIGRNAGKTRHQGVDLDLSYRFTLSKKISLTPFVNYTYSNHKFVDFIDEEANEDYSENALTGIPKNKINSGLQTNFGNGFFLNITHQFVDEIPLTDANTLYSTSFNLVNFKLGYKKQVSDKIRIGLDFGINNLTDAKYAQSVLINASGFGGNAPRYFYPGNTINYYGGLKLNYIL, from the coding sequence ATGAAAAATACAATTTTATCTTTACTTCTTTTTTTGTTATCCGTAAACATTTTTGCCCAGTCTACATCTTTAAAAGACAGTGTTACGGTACTAAATGAAGTTATTGTAATTGATACTCTTACCGCTAAAAATGCAATTGGCATTATACCTTCAAAAACCATTGGCGCCATAACATTTGCCAATTATAGCCCTATTGATTTCATTAGTTCTATAAATCAAGTATCGGGAGTTTATGCACTCTCTGGTGCTTTAAATACGAACAGAATAACCATAAGAGGTGTAGGCTCAAGAACACCATATGGTACAGATAAATTAAGGCTTTACTACAATAATATTCCTATAACCAATGGAACAGGTTCGTCCACTATTGAAGCTTTTGATTTAGAAAACCTTACCTCTGTTGAAATTATTAAAGGGCCAAAGGGTACAGGTTTTGGCACTAATTTGGGAGGGTCGATTATTTTAAATACCAAGCAGCTTAGTAACCAACCTACAAAATTTACTAACAATACCACCATTGGCTCTTTTGGGTTATTAAAAAATAGTTTTGGATTTACACATTCTCAGAACGATTTCTATATGACTTTTCAATACGGGCATATGGAAATTGACGGGTACCGTGAGAATAATAGATTTGAACGTGACGGATTTCTTTTAAACACAATTTTTAAACTTTCTGATAAAAGTGAAGTAGGTCTATTAGTAAATCATATTGATTATTCCGCACAAATTGCCAGCTCGCTAAGCCAAGAGGATTTTGACGAAGACCCTACCCAAGCAGCTTTTATCTGGAAGGCATCAAAAGGATATGAAGATAACAATTATAGCCTTGTAGGCCTTTCGCACACCTATTACGCTAGCAGTAAATTAAAAAACACTACTAGTTTATTTTACACCTATTTAGATCATTACGAGCCTGCTCCATTTAATATTTTAGATGAGTATACAAATGGTTTTGGTTTTAGAACGTTGTTTACCGGTAATTTTAAATTTTTAGAAAATTCGCTATCATACACTTTTGGCGGTGAACTTTATAAAGATGAATATACCTGGGGAACTTTCGAAAACTTGTATGGAGAGAATGATAATAAAGGAAGCCTACAAGGCGATATGCTTTCCAAAAACAAAGAATTTAGAAATCAATTTAATGGTTTTGCCACAATATTATACCCATTTACATCTAAACTTAAAGCGCAGTTGGGTATTAATATAAATAAAACTCAATACGATTTTAGAGACTTATTCAATTTAAACGAATTAAATACTAGCGCCAATAGAGATTTTAGAACCCTATTCTTACCTAGCTTAGATATCAATTATTCTGTAAGACCTAATAGTCAATTGTTTGCTAATGTAAGTCGCGGTTTTTCTAACCCGAGTTTAGAAGAAACCCTAACACCCAATGGAATCATAAATCCTGATATTGTTCAGGAAACAGGAACAAATTATGAGCTTGGTATTGACCATAAAAGCAAAAATGACAAGTTAAAATTAACTATTGCGGTCTATTTAATGCCTATAAAAAATTTACTTGTGGCCAAACGTGTAGGTGACAACCAATACATTGGCCGGAATGCAGGTAAAACAAGGCATCAAGGTGTTGATTTAGATTTGAGTTATCGATTTACCTTATCTAAAAAAATATCACTAACACCATTTGTTAATTACACGTATAGCAATCATAAGTTTGTTGATTTTATAGATGAAGAAGCTAACGAGGATTATTCTGAAAATGCCTTAACGGGTATTCCTAAAAACAAAATTAATTCAGGTTTGCAAACTAATTTTGGTAATGGTTTTTTCCTAAATATTACACATCAATTTGTAGATGAAATACCTTTGACTGATGCCAATACTCTTTACAGCACTTCTTTTAATCTTGTAAACTTTAAATTAGGCTACAAGAAACAGGTTTCTGACAAAATAAGAATAGGTTTAGATTTTGGTATTAATAACTTAACTGATGCCAAATATGCTCAATCAGTATTAATCAACGCTAGTGGGTTTGGTGGAAATGCCCCAAGGTATTTCTACCCTGGGAACACTATTAATTATTATGGAGGCCTAAAGTTAAACTACATTCTTTAG
- a CDS encoding aldo/keto reductase — MIYTKLPHTEIEVSKLCLGTMTWGNQNTETEGHEQINFAIDKGINFFDTAELYPIPAHKDRYAATEKIIGNWFKKNGNREDIILASKIAGKAEMTKFIRTTGFTRESIISAVEGSLERLQTDYIDIYQLHWPDRSTNYFGQRGFKHDITDYWEDNIHQVLETLRDLIREGKIRHVGVSNETPWGMMRFLEESKVHGTLPRTITVQNPYSLLNRLFEVGMAEISAREQVGLLAYSPLGFGVLSGKYLGDRLPEGSRLSLFPQYNRYVSETAVAATKKYFELAQANGLTLAQMALSFVNSRSFVTSTIIGATTMRQLEENIGSIDVNLTDDILKDIKEIHNLIPNPAP; from the coding sequence ATGATCTATACCAAATTACCACATACAGAGATTGAAGTAAGTAAACTATGTTTGGGTACAATGACCTGGGGCAATCAAAATACAGAGACCGAGGGCCATGAGCAAATTAACTTTGCAATTGATAAAGGAATTAATTTTTTTGATACTGCAGAATTATATCCAATACCTGCACACAAAGATAGGTATGCAGCTACTGAGAAGATTATTGGCAATTGGTTCAAAAAAAATGGAAACAGGGAAGATATAATACTCGCTTCGAAAATAGCTGGTAAGGCTGAAATGACGAAATTTATTAGAACTACAGGTTTTACTAGAGAGTCAATTATTTCTGCAGTTGAGGGTAGTTTAGAAAGATTACAAACCGACTATATTGATATTTATCAATTGCATTGGCCAGATAGAAGCACAAATTATTTTGGTCAACGAGGTTTTAAACATGATATAACTGATTATTGGGAAGACAATATTCATCAAGTATTAGAAACGTTACGTGATTTAATTCGCGAAGGCAAAATTAGGCATGTGGGAGTTTCAAATGAAACACCTTGGGGCATGATGCGTTTTTTAGAAGAAAGTAAGGTTCATGGTACATTACCAAGAACTATAACCGTACAGAACCCTTATAGCTTATTAAATAGATTGTTTGAGGTTGGTATGGCAGAAATTTCTGCTCGGGAACAAGTAGGTTTATTGGCTTATTCTCCTTTAGGTTTTGGTGTTTTAAGTGGTAAATATTTAGGTGATAGATTACCGGAAGGATCACGGTTAAGTTTATTTCCTCAATATAACAGATATGTTAGTGAAACTGCGGTAGCGGCAACAAAGAAATATTTTGAACTAGCACAGGCCAATGGGCTTACTTTGGCACAAATGGCTTTGTCATTTGTAAACTCAAGGTCTTTTGTCACAAGTACAATTATTGGCGCAACTACTATGCGTCAATTAGAAGAAAATATTGGGAGTATCGATGTTAACTTAACTGATGATATTTTAAAAGATATAAAAGAAATTCACAACCTAATACCAAATCCAGCTCCATAA
- the panD gene encoding aspartate 1-decarboxylase — MQVEVVKSKIHRVKVTGADLNYVGSITIDEDLMDAANFIRGEKVQIVNNNNGERLETYIIPGPRKSGEITLNGAAARKVSVGDVLILISYTWMDIEDAKKFNPSLVFPNEANNLLT, encoded by the coding sequence ATGCAAGTAGAAGTAGTTAAATCAAAAATACACCGAGTAAAGGTTACAGGTGCAGACTTAAATTATGTAGGTAGCATTACTATTGATGAAGATCTAATGGATGCCGCAAACTTTATACGAGGTGAAAAAGTTCAAATTGTTAACAATAACAACGGAGAACGTCTTGAAACTTATATTATACCTGGACCAAGAAAAAGTGGAGAAATTACCTTAAATGGAGCCGCGGCAAGAAAAGTTTCTGTAGGTGATGTACTCATTTTAATTTCATATACTTGGATGGATATAGAAGATGCAAAAAAATTCAATCCGTCTTTAGTTTTCCCTAATGAAGCAAATAATTTATTGACGTAA
- the panC gene encoding pantoate--beta-alanine ligase, translated as MNFSMVVVKTKKELLSELNNIDSSIALGLVPTMGALHQGHASLIKKAVSENQKVVVSIFVNPTQFNNKEDLVKYPKTLDADINLISAISKEIIVFVPEVSELYPKQVKTKIYHFDGLDKVMEGEFRDNHFNGVGTIVEALLNLIKPTRAYFGEKDYQQLRIIQKLVEIQQIPVEIIGCEIVREKHGLAMSSRNERLSKKIRQKAEFIYETLKTAKQKFGTESVLDVKEWVVKQFNDNIDFQLEYFEITDVNTLTPIIKKNTNTKQRAFIAVYAEEVRLIDNIALN; from the coding sequence ATGAACTTTTCAATGGTGGTAGTAAAGACCAAAAAAGAGCTTTTAAGTGAATTAAATAATATAGATAGCAGTATTGCACTTGGTCTGGTACCTACAATGGGTGCACTTCATCAAGGGCATGCATCGCTTATAAAAAAAGCAGTTTCTGAAAACCAAAAGGTGGTTGTAAGTATTTTTGTAAATCCTACGCAATTTAATAATAAAGAGGATTTAGTAAAATATCCAAAAACGTTAGATGCTGATATAAATTTAATATCGGCTATATCTAAAGAAATAATCGTTTTCGTACCTGAGGTATCAGAACTTTACCCTAAACAGGTTAAAACTAAAATTTATCATTTTGATGGTCTTGATAAAGTCATGGAAGGCGAATTTAGAGATAATCACTTTAATGGTGTTGGCACTATTGTGGAAGCACTTTTAAACCTTATTAAACCCACACGTGCATATTTCGGCGAAAAGGACTATCAGCAACTACGTATTATTCAAAAACTAGTAGAAATACAGCAAATTCCAGTTGAAATTATTGGTTGTGAAATAGTACGGGAAAAACACGGGCTAGCCATGAGTTCTAGAAATGAAAGGTTAAGTAAAAAAATACGACAAAAGGCCGAGTTTATTTACGAAACGTTAAAGACTGCCAAACAAAAATTTGGCACGGAAAGTGTTCTAGATGTGAAGGAGTGGGTAGTGAAGCAATTTAACGATAACATTGATTTTCAATTAGAATATTTTGAAATCACAGATGTGAACACGTTGACACCTATCATTAAAAAAAATACAAATACAAAACAAAGGGCTTTTATTGCAGTTTATGCTGAGGAAGTAAGACTAATTGACAATATAGCTCTTAATTAA
- a CDS encoding glycine--tRNA ligase, protein MAKQEDDFKRVISHAKEYGYVFQSSEIYDGLSAVYDYGQNGAELKKNIREYWWKAMVQLNDNIVGLDAAIFMHPLTWKASGHIDAFNDPLIDNKDSKKRYRADVLVEDYVAKIDAKIEKEVSKAEKRFGDTFNKETFLATNQRVVDYLQQGKTILSRLGKSLQKEDLADVKALIEELDIACPMSGSKNWTDVKQFNLMFGTKLGANAESAMDLFLRPETAQGIFVNFLNVQKSGRMKIPFGIAQTGKAFRNEIVARQFIFRMREFEQMEMQFFIQPGSQKEWYEVWKEKRMKWHLSLGLGQENYRFHDHEKLAHYADAAADIEFRFPFGFKELEGIHSRTDFDLSSHEKFSGKKLQYFDHEVNKNYVPYVLETSIGLDRMFLAVFSNSLVEEELENNTTRTVLKLPAVLAPIKAAILPLLKKDGLQEVAQSIVDELKYDFNVAYDEKDAVGRRYRRQDANGTPFCITVDHQTLEDQTVTIRHRDSMEQERVAISALNGIIHNAVDMKTWLKKME, encoded by the coding sequence ATGGCAAAGCAAGAAGATGATTTTAAGCGTGTAATTTCTCACGCAAAGGAATACGGTTATGTATTCCAATCAAGTGAAATTTATGATGGGTTGAGCGCAGTATATGACTACGGTCAAAACGGCGCAGAACTTAAAAAGAATATACGTGAGTATTGGTGGAAAGCTATGGTTCAGCTCAATGATAATATTGTTGGGTTAGACGCGGCTATATTTATGCACCCGTTAACATGGAAAGCTTCTGGGCATATAGATGCGTTCAATGACCCTTTGATTGATAATAAAGACTCTAAGAAAAGATATCGTGCAGATGTTTTGGTTGAAGATTATGTAGCTAAAATTGATGCAAAAATAGAGAAAGAGGTCAGCAAGGCCGAAAAGCGCTTTGGCGATACTTTTAATAAAGAGACTTTTTTAGCTACCAATCAGCGGGTAGTTGATTATCTACAACAAGGGAAGACTATTTTAAGTCGTTTAGGGAAATCTTTACAGAAAGAGGATCTTGCTGACGTAAAAGCGCTTATTGAAGAATTGGATATAGCCTGTCCAATGTCCGGTTCTAAAAACTGGACAGATGTAAAGCAGTTTAACCTAATGTTCGGCACCAAATTAGGAGCAAATGCCGAAAGTGCAATGGATCTATTTTTAAGACCGGAGACTGCACAAGGTATTTTTGTAAATTTTTTAAATGTACAGAAATCTGGTCGTATGAAAATTCCTTTCGGAATTGCACAGACTGGTAAAGCTTTTAGAAATGAAATTGTTGCGAGACAATTTATTTTTAGAATGAGAGAATTCGAACAAATGGAAATGCAATTTTTTATTCAACCTGGTTCCCAAAAAGAGTGGTACGAGGTTTGGAAAGAAAAAAGGATGAAATGGCATTTATCTTTAGGTTTAGGTCAAGAGAACTATCGTTTCCATGATCATGAAAAATTAGCACATTATGCAGATGCAGCAGCTGATATAGAATTCCGTTTTCCATTCGGTTTTAAAGAATTAGAAGGAATTCATTCCCGAACCGATTTTGATTTAAGTAGTCACGAAAAATTTTCAGGTAAAAAGCTTCAGTATTTTGATCATGAGGTTAATAAAAACTACGTGCCCTATGTGCTGGAAACTTCTATTGGTTTAGATAGAATGTTCTTAGCCGTATTCTCAAACTCATTAGTGGAAGAAGAATTAGAAAATAATACCACAAGAACAGTTCTTAAATTACCTGCGGTATTAGCCCCAATTAAAGCAGCTATTTTACCATTATTGAAGAAAGATGGTTTGCAAGAGGTAGCACAAAGTATTGTTGATGAACTTAAATATGATTTTAACGTAGCATACGATGAAAAAGATGCGGTTGGTAGACGTTATAGAAGGCAAGATGCCAATGGTACCCCATTCTGTATTACGGTAGATCACCAAACATTAGAAGACCAAACGGTTACAATAAGGCATAGGGATTCTATGGAACAAGAGCGTGTTGCTATATCCGCATTAAATGGAATAATCCATAATGCTGTTGATATGAAAACATGGTTGAAAAAAATGGAATAG